A window from Candidatus Nitrospira neomarina encodes these proteins:
- a CDS encoding hydantoinase/oxoprolinase family protein encodes MSIPGQSSQNVWVGIDIGGTFTDFVIYSSSDHSLQRFKILSTPADPAEAVLQGLAQLPHHPGRHIVHGSTVATNAILERKGARTALITTKGFRDVLLIGRQNRPELYDLFPVISPPLVPREWSFEISERVDCEGNILTPLQDQDLVPILKMLRHEAIQSVAVSFLFSFVNPAHEQWVTKRLREEGFFVTGSSEILPEFREYERTSTTVVNAYVSPVLDAYLSRLEREIKPTEFHIVQSNGGRISVAQARGHGVRSILSGPAGGVVGARYLAGLAGFTRILTYDMGGTSTDVALVHETIHVTSEAKVGGNPIRVPVIDIHTVGAGGGSLATVDAGGNLRVGPQSAGAQPGPVCYGRGGTIPTVTDAHVMLGRLPTDGFLGGRMRLNVESAQQAFDELSREMVLAPRSGLDVRQTLALGMIQIANVHMERALRVISVERGEDPRETVLVAFGGAGGLHACDLARALGIPHVLVSPMAAALSALGMLAAEVQLDYVQTVMLPGDTPSEMLEQCTQPLIDQGQKDLHREGVDPDQWVLSRTVDVRYVGQSFDLAVPLTSMFREEFHRIHCARYGYSQTETPIEIVNVRVRAVGHVRPPTIPTRPSGSADPTAAQWEDRPVVLPQGMQPVPHYWGARLCPGHEIHGPAILVLDDTTVYLGPTDHAAIDTYSNILIKVGATDG; translated from the coding sequence ATGTCGATTCCCGGTCAATCCAGTCAAAATGTATGGGTGGGGATAGATATCGGAGGGACCTTTACCGACTTTGTCATTTATTCCTCCTCGGATCACTCTCTCCAGCGATTTAAAATTCTTTCGACCCCGGCCGACCCTGCGGAAGCGGTCCTGCAAGGGTTAGCCCAACTTCCTCACCATCCCGGTCGCCATATTGTGCATGGTTCCACCGTCGCCACCAATGCCATTCTGGAGCGCAAAGGGGCGCGGACGGCTCTCATTACGACAAAAGGCTTTCGCGATGTCCTGCTGATTGGACGGCAAAACCGTCCTGAATTGTACGACCTGTTTCCTGTCATTTCTCCGCCCTTAGTCCCGCGCGAATGGTCATTTGAAATCTCGGAGCGGGTGGATTGTGAAGGGAACATTCTGACGCCTCTTCAGGACCAAGACCTCGTCCCAATTCTTAAAATGTTACGGCATGAGGCGATTCAGTCGGTGGCCGTATCGTTTCTGTTTTCTTTTGTGAATCCTGCTCATGAGCAATGGGTGACAAAGCGATTGCGTGAGGAAGGATTCTTTGTGACGGGTTCCTCCGAAATCCTACCGGAATTTCGGGAATATGAACGAACCAGTACGACGGTGGTAAACGCCTATGTGTCTCCGGTTCTCGATGCCTATTTGAGCCGGTTAGAACGGGAGATCAAACCGACCGAGTTTCATATTGTGCAATCGAACGGGGGCCGAATTTCGGTCGCTCAAGCGCGAGGGCATGGCGTCCGTTCCATTCTGTCTGGTCCGGCCGGAGGTGTGGTGGGCGCGCGATACCTGGCAGGGTTGGCGGGCTTCACCCGGATTCTGACGTATGATATGGGCGGGACGTCCACGGACGTGGCGTTGGTTCATGAGACGATTCATGTCACGTCCGAAGCAAAAGTCGGGGGGAATCCCATCCGTGTGCCAGTCATCGATATACATACGGTCGGTGCCGGAGGTGGCTCACTGGCCACCGTCGATGCGGGCGGCAATCTTCGTGTGGGACCTCAAAGTGCCGGAGCGCAACCGGGTCCGGTGTGTTATGGGCGGGGCGGGACCATCCCAACGGTCACGGATGCTCATGTGATGTTAGGGCGATTGCCGACCGATGGGTTTTTAGGTGGCCGGATGAGATTGAATGTCGAGTCGGCGCAACAGGCGTTTGATGAACTGAGCCGGGAGATGGTGTTGGCCCCTCGTTCCGGTTTGGATGTCCGGCAGACCTTGGCCTTGGGTATGATCCAAATTGCCAATGTTCATATGGAGCGCGCCCTGCGTGTTATTTCGGTGGAGCGGGGAGAAGATCCCAGGGAAACTGTCCTGGTGGCATTCGGTGGGGCCGGCGGATTACATGCCTGCGATCTGGCCAGAGCACTGGGTATTCCACACGTGTTGGTGTCGCCAATGGCCGCCGCGCTCTCTGCTCTGGGCATGTTGGCAGCGGAGGTGCAATTGGATTATGTCCAGACGGTGATGCTGCCGGGAGACACGCCGAGTGAGATGCTTGAGCAGTGTACGCAACCGTTGATTGATCAGGGACAAAAGGACTTACATCGGGAGGGGGTGGATCCCGACCAATGGGTTCTCTCTCGAACGGTCGATGTCCGTTATGTCGGTCAATCCTTCGACTTAGCGGTGCCGCTGACCTCAATGTTCCGCGAGGAATTCCATCGGATTCATTGTGCGCGCTATGGCTATAGTCAGACAGAGACTCCAATCGAAATCGTGAATGTCCGCGTCCGGGCAGTCGGCCATGTGAGGCCGCCCACCATTCCCACCAGGCCGTCAGGGTCAGCGGATCCGACTGCCGCGCAATGGGAAGATCGTCCGGTGGTCTTGCCCCAAGGGATGCAACCGGTCCCGCATTATTGGGGAGCCCGCCTGTGTCCGGGACATGAAATCCATGGACCGGCCATTCTGGTTCTGGATGATACCACAGTCTATCTTGGCCCTACGGATCACGCCGCGATTGATACGTATTCGAATATTCTCATAAAGGTTGGAGCCACCGATGGATGA
- a CDS encoding FG-GAP-like repeat-containing protein, whose product MMFWFFAKRSVICGIAWACITGWPLSAYAQNLTYSPTPSNPVGRAPQAITAGDFNGDGLSDIATVNGTSDDISVLLGNGNGTFRSAVSFGVGKIPLAVVAADMDGDGLLDLVLALSGADQVVVLKGEGTGLFKKLASQGAGKGTTFLAVRDVNGDGWSDVVAINSGRFGYYPPFDLSVLLNDGKGGLLTPVTYEQDGRDGMFPTGVLVEDLTGDGKPDLAVTWSQPSWRSPNGLVSMLKNTGNGKFVLEKELKPGFTLSAIQGADINHNGLVDLAVTSLFSDTVRILLQREGGSFTELDPIKVGFAPVGVVFRDFDGDQEMDMVVVNRDSNSLSILLGNGAGLFTSAGHFGVGATPSAVVVEDFDQDRFPDLATASTNVDGVSVLLSGDGAIPLPSLSTDAMVFELESGREANPSSSHHMIRVSNIGLGLLKIVEVKITGNEADAFSVVDNTCADVTLYTGDSCTLQVGFAPHEPGTHHAMLTIHDNASGSPRRVVLKGLVKS is encoded by the coding sequence ATGATGTTCTGGTTCTTCGCCAAACGATCTGTGATTTGCGGTATCGCCTGGGCGTGTATAACCGGATGGCCTCTCTCCGCATATGCGCAGAATCTCACCTATTCCCCCACGCCGAGTAATCCGGTTGGGCGCGCTCCGCAAGCCATTACCGCAGGAGATTTCAATGGGGACGGATTATCGGATATCGCGACGGTTAACGGCACATCCGACGATATCTCAGTGCTATTAGGCAACGGCAATGGCACCTTTCGATCGGCTGTGTCCTTTGGAGTCGGGAAAATTCCCCTGGCGGTCGTTGCCGCCGATATGGATGGTGACGGCCTCCTTGATCTGGTTCTGGCCTTGAGCGGAGCTGATCAGGTGGTTGTGCTGAAAGGTGAGGGCACCGGCCTGTTTAAGAAGTTAGCCAGCCAGGGGGCAGGCAAAGGGACAACCTTTCTAGCGGTTCGGGATGTAAACGGGGATGGGTGGAGTGATGTGGTGGCGATCAATAGCGGACGATTTGGGTATTACCCCCCTTTTGATCTCTCGGTGCTCTTGAACGATGGGAAGGGCGGACTGTTGACCCCTGTGACCTATGAACAGGACGGACGGGACGGTATGTTTCCGACCGGGGTGCTGGTCGAGGATCTGACCGGTGATGGAAAGCCCGACCTTGCGGTGACATGGAGTCAGCCGAGTTGGCGGTCCCCGAACGGGCTGGTTTCCATGCTAAAGAATACCGGTAATGGGAAGTTTGTCCTTGAGAAGGAACTCAAGCCGGGCTTCACCTTAAGCGCGATTCAGGGGGCCGACATCAACCATAATGGATTGGTGGACCTCGCTGTGACCAGTCTCTTTTCGGATACCGTACGCATTCTGCTCCAGCGCGAGGGGGGATCGTTTACCGAATTGGATCCCATAAAGGTGGGTTTTGCGCCGGTGGGAGTGGTGTTTCGTGATTTCGACGGAGATCAAGAGATGGACATGGTTGTGGTCAATCGTGATTCCAATAGTTTGTCGATTTTATTGGGAAATGGAGCCGGACTGTTTACCTCGGCGGGCCATTTTGGTGTCGGAGCCACGCCTTCAGCAGTGGTCGTGGAGGATTTTGATCAAGATCGATTCCCCGATCTGGCCACGGCCAGCACGAATGTCGATGGCGTGTCGGTCCTGCTTAGCGGAGATGGGGCTATCCCCCTCCCAAGCCTGAGCACGGATGCCATGGTCTTTGAATTGGAGTCGGGCCGGGAGGCGAATCCTTCATCCTCTCATCACATGATACGGGTCTCCAACATCGGATTGGGACTGCTCAAAATTGTGGAGGTGAAGATTACCGGCAATGAAGCGGATGCCTTTTCAGTTGTGGATAACACCTGCGCGGATGTGACCTTGTATACGGGCGATTCGTGCACGCTCCAGGTCGGATTCGCTCCACACGAACCGGGAACCCACCATGCCATGCTCACGATTCACGATAATGCCAGCGGTAGTCCACGACGTGTGGTGTTAAAAGGCCTGGTGAAAAGTTAA
- a CDS encoding FmdB family zinc ribbon protein, whose protein sequence is MPIFAYRCQECSHQFEMLVHGSTIPQCPECQADRLEKQLTGFAVGGTGSGMNIVDPGSCGSCGDPRGPGACSMN, encoded by the coding sequence ATGCCGATTTTCGCTTATAGATGTCAGGAATGTTCGCATCAATTTGAGATGCTTGTCCATGGCTCAACCATCCCGCAATGTCCGGAATGTCAGGCCGATAGACTTGAAAAACAGTTGACGGGATTTGCGGTAGGGGGAACAGGCAGTGGAATGAACATTGTTGATCCGGGCAGTTGCGGATCCTGCGGAGATCCCCGTGGACCAGGCGCCTGCTCGATGAATTAG
- a CDS encoding PQQ-dependent sugar dehydrogenase — protein MMGIVIGIAVGLWSTSGWGLSGKPASVKGPIGLQPLVEHDFSKPVFLTASPDQTNRLFVVEQNGRIVTLTPGQRNPALFLDIAEKLSTGGERGLLGLAFHPQYSKNGRFFVNYTRAQDGATVIAEYQVSSDPAQAEPQETIRLVIPQPYGNHNGGMIAFGPDAFLYIGTGDGGAGGDPENRAQDRKSLLGKFLRIDVDGPPPYRIPADNPFVGQPGQPEIFALGVRNPWRFSFDRQTGDLWAGDVGQNLWEEIDVIAKGKNYGWRLLEGTHCFKPAKNCQSAQHVVTPPVTEYRHEQGRCSVTGGYVYRGKRVPSLEGLYVFGDYCTGEIWGYRDGQTTQLLDTELQISSFGEDREGELYVIGHQGKIFQIAPNTSVVLP, from the coding sequence ATGATGGGAATCGTCATAGGGATAGCGGTAGGGCTTTGGTCAACCTCCGGCTGGGGTCTTTCTGGAAAACCTGCCTCTGTTAAAGGTCCCATTGGATTGCAACCCCTGGTGGAGCACGACTTTTCTAAGCCGGTCTTTCTCACCGCCAGTCCGGATCAAACCAATCGCTTGTTCGTGGTAGAACAGAATGGCCGCATTGTCACCCTGACTCCAGGCCAACGGAATCCTGCTCTTTTCCTGGATATCGCTGAAAAGCTGTCCACAGGAGGGGAACGGGGACTCCTGGGTCTGGCATTCCATCCTCAGTACTCGAAAAATGGCCGGTTTTTTGTCAATTACACCAGGGCACAGGACGGGGCCACAGTGATTGCCGAATACCAAGTCTCATCCGACCCCGCCCAAGCAGAACCACAAGAAACCATCCGACTCGTTATTCCGCAACCCTACGGCAACCATAACGGAGGCATGATCGCTTTTGGCCCCGATGCATTCTTGTATATTGGGACGGGAGATGGCGGAGCAGGCGGTGATCCGGAGAACCGAGCTCAAGATCGAAAGTCTTTGTTGGGTAAATTCCTTCGGATCGATGTAGATGGACCGCCTCCCTACCGCATCCCTGCCGACAATCCCTTTGTCGGACAACCAGGCCAACCTGAAATCTTTGCACTTGGCGTTCGAAACCCCTGGCGCTTTTCCTTTGACCGCCAGACCGGGGACTTATGGGCCGGGGATGTCGGACAAAACCTTTGGGAAGAAATCGATGTGATTGCCAAAGGGAAAAACTATGGATGGCGACTCTTAGAGGGGACCCACTGTTTTAAACCCGCCAAGAATTGCCAATCGGCCCAGCATGTGGTCACGCCACCGGTCACAGAATACCGGCACGAACAAGGACGATGCTCGGTGACCGGAGGCTATGTCTATCGTGGAAAACGCGTGCCTTCATTAGAAGGGCTCTATGTGTTCGGAGATTATTGTACCGGAGAAATCTGGGGTTATCGCGACGGGCAGACCACACAACTGCTGGATACGGAACTACAAATCTCGTCTTTTGGGGAAGATCGTGAGGGAGAACTCTATGTGATCGGTCATCAAGGCAAGATTTTTCAGATCGCACCGAACACGTCGGTTGTCTTGCCTTAG
- a CDS encoding rod shape-determining protein — protein MPGLSDILGWFSSDLAIDLGTATTLVYVRGKGIVLSEPSVVAIEKQSNTVLAVGVEAKRMVGRTPGNIVAIRPIKEGVIADFAMTERMLHYFITKAHNRRAFVRPRCIIGVPSRITEVEQRAVRESASQAGAREVYLIEEPVAAAIGAGLPITEPSGNMVVDIGGGTTDIAVISLGGIVCSESVKVAGDSMDDAIMSYIKRRYNLLIGDHMAEKVKIEVGSAYPLEQAKTMMVKGRDMISGIPRTVVVNDSEIREALEDPIHAIVNALRNALENTPPELAGDIIDKGVVITGGGSLLPGIATRFQEETNLPIITVEDPLTSVVYGVGKALDEVDLFQKIQKF, from the coding sequence ATGCCAGGGTTGAGTGATATTCTAGGGTGGTTTTCGAGTGATTTAGCCATCGATTTAGGTACGGCGACGACACTGGTCTATGTTCGTGGTAAAGGCATTGTCCTGAGTGAACCCTCGGTGGTGGCCATCGAAAAGCAATCGAACACGGTATTGGCCGTGGGTGTCGAAGCCAAACGCATGGTGGGAAGGACGCCGGGTAATATTGTGGCGATCCGCCCGATCAAAGAAGGGGTCATTGCCGATTTCGCCATGACCGAGCGCATGTTGCATTATTTTATTACCAAAGCGCATAACCGACGGGCGTTCGTCAGGCCGCGCTGTATTATTGGCGTGCCATCCCGTATCACCGAAGTTGAGCAACGGGCCGTCCGTGAATCGGCCAGCCAAGCCGGCGCCCGGGAAGTCTATCTCATCGAAGAGCCGGTTGCGGCAGCAATAGGAGCGGGGTTACCGATTACGGAACCTTCGGGGAACATGGTGGTCGACATTGGAGGAGGTACCACCGATATTGCGGTCATTTCCCTTGGGGGCATTGTCTGTAGCGAGTCGGTTAAAGTGGCGGGTGATTCCATGGATGATGCCATTATGAGTTATATTAAGCGACGATATAACCTCCTGATCGGTGATCACATGGCGGAAAAGGTGAAAATCGAAGTCGGATCTGCCTACCCGTTAGAACAAGCCAAAACGATGATGGTCAAAGGGCGTGACATGATTTCGGGTATTCCCCGGACGGTTGTCGTGAATGATTCCGAGATTCGAGAAGCCTTGGAAGATCCCATACATGCCATCGTGAATGCCTTACGAAACGCGTTGGAGAATACCCCGCCGGAATTGGCCGGAGATATTATCGATAAGGGAGTGGTGATTACAGGCGGGGGTTCGCTGTTGCCTGGCATTGCCACGCGGTTTCAGGAGGAAACCAATCTGCCCATCATTACGGTGGAAGATCCCTTGACCTCCGTGGTGTATGGCGTGGGAAAAGCTCTTGATGAAGTCGATTTATTTCAAAAGATTCAAAAATTTTAA
- a CDS encoding M23 family metallopeptidase: MSKKGLLFIIVLALIAIYLGLIGNARWGDSTAPEISLEQPFELVGPTTPLVLRIHDNETGLRDISVRIIHNLETFSLADQSFSSEGWLSAAGGRDHEFTLNVIPYANSDLPRRQGQAQLIVTARDYSWRNWFEGNGQRLEKEFTPQFTPPRLELLSPPTTIVQGGTGIVRYRVIPEVSFHGIKIGKAFFPGYPAPDKAGMFAFIAFPYNLPSSTPIQVIADDGHGNSALMDVSFKVKPQAWRTRSITISDSFIRKTVPTILAQTPELQSMGDPLKDFLLVNDTLRKMNNETISKLAKNSRHEFLWKGAFRQLSGSQVEASFADHRKYTYKGQVVDTQDHLGFDLAVTQHYPVEAANNGIVIFAGYLGIYGNTIILDHGYGLLSLYAHLSSIEGKPGDAVILGQPIGKSGTTGLAAGDHLHFSLILHGEQVNPTEWWDPFWVKTRIKDQLGLPSLVKPTDEEPEPATTHLGPSPAPVQ, encoded by the coding sequence GTGTCTAAAAAAGGCTTGCTGTTTATTATCGTCCTGGCTCTTATCGCCATTTACCTGGGATTAATTGGGAACGCACGATGGGGAGATTCCACTGCCCCTGAAATCTCGCTCGAACAACCGTTCGAGCTGGTCGGCCCAACCACGCCACTGGTGCTTCGTATTCATGATAATGAGACCGGTCTTCGGGATATCTCAGTCCGCATTATTCACAACTTGGAAACATTCAGCCTGGCCGACCAATCCTTTTCTTCTGAGGGGTGGTTGTCGGCAGCCGGAGGACGTGACCATGAATTCACGCTGAACGTGATTCCCTATGCCAACTCGGACCTGCCTCGCCGGCAAGGTCAGGCTCAACTCATTGTGACCGCCAGGGATTATTCCTGGCGTAACTGGTTTGAAGGTAACGGACAACGATTGGAGAAGGAATTTACTCCACAATTTACACCACCCAGATTGGAACTCCTGTCACCCCCCACGACCATCGTGCAAGGTGGGACAGGTATCGTCAGGTATCGAGTGATTCCGGAAGTGTCTTTTCACGGGATAAAGATTGGAAAGGCCTTCTTCCCGGGATATCCTGCACCTGACAAAGCCGGCATGTTTGCCTTCATTGCCTTTCCTTATAATTTGCCCTCCTCGACCCCGATCCAAGTCATTGCAGACGACGGGCATGGCAACTCCGCTCTCATGGATGTCAGTTTCAAGGTCAAACCTCAAGCCTGGCGTACCCGCTCCATCACGATTTCCGACTCATTTATTCGTAAAACGGTTCCGACCATTCTGGCACAGACCCCTGAATTACAGAGCATGGGCGATCCACTGAAGGATTTCCTTCTGGTCAATGACACGTTACGCAAAATGAATAACGAGACCATTTCCAAACTGGCCAAAAACAGCCGCCATGAATTTCTCTGGAAAGGGGCGTTTCGTCAATTGTCAGGCTCACAGGTTGAAGCCTCCTTCGCCGATCACCGCAAATATACGTATAAGGGACAGGTCGTCGATACCCAAGATCATTTAGGGTTTGATCTCGCCGTCACCCAGCATTATCCCGTCGAAGCCGCTAATAATGGAATCGTCATATTTGCCGGATATCTGGGAATTTATGGGAACACGATTATCCTTGATCATGGATATGGATTGCTTTCCTTGTATGCACATCTCTCCTCGATTGAAGGCAAACCCGGTGACGCTGTCATCCTGGGACAACCCATTGGCAAATCAGGCACCACCGGTCTCGCAGCCGGCGATCACCTGCATTTTAGTTTGATTTTGCATGGCGAACAGGTGAATCCCACGGAATGGTGGGATCCGTTTTGGGTGAAAACCCGCATCAAAGACCAGTTAGGATTGCCCTCTCTGGTTAAACCAACGGATGAAGAACCGGAACCGGCCACAACACACTTAGGCCCCTCGCCCGCGCCAGTCCAGTAA
- a CDS encoding DNA gyrase/topoisomerase IV subunit A: MAKRTRSGTDNSTTNPSATIPVLLDETTRQRYLNYALSVITSRALPDIRDGLKPVQRRILFSMFHNHRLVPDRPPIKSAKVVGSVIGEWHPHGDAAVYDAMARMAQPWSLRNTLVDGHGNFGSQDGDRPAAYRYTEARLTPLALELLNELNKNTVDFQPNYDGKAEEPLVLPARFPNLLVNGSTGIAVGMATNIPPHNLGEVIEAAIALIAKRDASISDLMKYLKGPDFPTGGEILNNKTEIREMYETGQGSIRLRGEYEVKPLDHGKSAILITSIPFAVDKSTIVERIGELIITKKVPQLVDVRDESTTEVQIALETQKDADPHLAMAYLFKHTPLQNNFSVNLTCLVPVPGSTVARPDCLNLKQMLEQFIDFRFVTVKRRFSYDLQVLEKRIHILNGFKLIFDALDQVLKIIRQSEGKADSANKLQQRFGLEPIQTDAILETPIYKLSRTEIKKMLDELADKLLQAKNLKTLLASNTKLWDVVKKELEEVATAFGDKRRTKIGRRQTEEVEFDPDAFRVKEDAVITVSADGWIRRVGLIKDLSKARVREGDRVMTILGGSTLESVVFFSNYGSAYSIRIGDIPPARSGFGDPAQKLFKFKDGERIIEGLSFDPRVLATGVSALAPSKSRNLPLFDSTPTGLSGEAVAMTSSGMGIRFELDPFQEPSTRLGRKFCKLKEGEEVIGVSQVTAPLQKTVVAVVSARGRALLCQAEEVAQLAGPGRGVIVLKLDQNDTVVGFRLLSSKEEELMLAKEDGGTLSVSLRKYQVVGRGGKGHPLLKRGRLTGMMPTELTVPVFQAEVTP, encoded by the coding sequence ATGGCCAAACGAACCCGGTCTGGCACCGATAATTCCACCACCAACCCTTCAGCAACCATCCCGGTTCTATTGGATGAGACAACACGTCAACGCTACCTCAATTATGCGCTCTCGGTTATTACCTCACGGGCCCTTCCGGATATCCGGGATGGATTGAAACCGGTGCAGCGGCGCATTTTGTTTTCCATGTTTCACAATCATCGACTTGTGCCTGACCGGCCTCCCATCAAGAGCGCCAAGGTCGTGGGGTCGGTTATCGGTGAATGGCATCCACATGGGGACGCGGCGGTTTATGACGCGATGGCTCGAATGGCCCAGCCCTGGTCATTGCGTAACACCCTGGTGGATGGCCATGGAAATTTCGGCAGCCAGGACGGTGATCGTCCCGCCGCTTATCGCTATACCGAAGCCCGTCTGACACCCCTCGCACTCGAACTGCTGAATGAACTGAATAAAAACACGGTCGACTTCCAACCCAATTACGATGGCAAAGCGGAAGAACCGCTGGTACTCCCCGCGCGCTTTCCCAATCTGCTGGTGAATGGCTCAACAGGCATTGCCGTGGGCATGGCCACCAATATCCCTCCCCATAATTTAGGAGAGGTGATCGAGGCCGCGATCGCCTTGATTGCGAAACGGGATGCCTCAATTTCCGATCTCATGAAATACCTGAAAGGCCCGGACTTCCCGACGGGCGGCGAAATTTTAAACAACAAAACTGAGATCCGGGAAATGTATGAGACCGGACAGGGGTCGATCCGGCTTCGCGGAGAATATGAAGTCAAACCATTGGATCACGGGAAATCAGCCATTCTCATTACATCCATTCCCTTTGCCGTCGATAAGTCCACGATTGTGGAACGGATCGGCGAATTAATCATCACCAAAAAGGTTCCGCAATTGGTGGATGTCCGGGATGAGTCCACGACCGAAGTTCAAATCGCGCTCGAGACACAAAAAGATGCCGATCCCCATCTGGCCATGGCCTATCTCTTTAAACATACGCCGCTGCAGAATAACTTTTCCGTTAATTTGACGTGCCTGGTTCCGGTACCAGGATCGACCGTGGCGCGTCCTGATTGCCTGAATCTCAAGCAGATGCTGGAACAGTTCATCGACTTTCGCTTTGTCACCGTTAAGCGGAGATTCAGCTACGATTTGCAAGTCCTGGAAAAGCGAATCCATATTCTGAATGGGTTCAAACTTATTTTCGACGCTCTGGATCAGGTGCTCAAAATCATCCGGCAAAGTGAGGGTAAAGCCGATTCTGCCAATAAACTCCAACAACGATTCGGACTCGAACCCATTCAAACCGACGCGATTTTGGAAACGCCCATCTATAAATTATCCCGAACTGAAATCAAAAAAATGCTGGATGAGCTGGCCGACAAGCTGCTCCAGGCCAAAAATCTCAAAACCCTTCTGGCTTCCAATACCAAATTATGGGATGTGGTCAAAAAAGAACTGGAAGAGGTTGCTACAGCGTTTGGAGACAAACGTCGGACCAAAATCGGCCGGCGGCAAACCGAGGAAGTCGAGTTTGATCCGGACGCGTTCCGGGTTAAAGAAGATGCGGTAATCACCGTTTCCGCAGATGGATGGATCCGGCGAGTCGGCCTTATTAAAGATCTTTCCAAAGCACGGGTTCGGGAAGGCGATCGGGTCATGACGATTTTAGGCGGGAGTACCCTTGAATCGGTGGTGTTCTTTTCTAATTATGGCAGCGCGTACTCTATTCGCATCGGCGATATTCCACCGGCCCGAAGTGGCTTTGGAGATCCGGCGCAAAAGCTTTTTAAATTCAAAGATGGCGAACGGATTATTGAGGGACTGAGCTTCGATCCGCGTGTGCTGGCAACGGGAGTGTCCGCCCTTGCACCGTCAAAAAGTCGCAACCTGCCCCTCTTCGACAGCACCCCAACCGGTCTATCCGGAGAAGCCGTCGCCATGACGTCAAGCGGGATGGGAATCCGGTTTGAGCTTGACCCCTTCCAGGAGCCCTCGACCCGACTGGGCCGAAAATTTTGTAAACTCAAGGAAGGGGAAGAAGTCATCGGGGTCAGCCAGGTCACTGCTCCTCTGCAAAAAACCGTCGTAGCGGTCGTTTCCGCGCGAGGACGAGCCCTGCTTTGTCAGGCCGAAGAGGTGGCGCAATTGGCCGGACCCGGCCGTGGAGTCATCGTCTTAAAATTAGATCAGAACGATACCGTGGTTGGATTTAGATTATTGTCTTCAAAAGAGGAAGAACTCATGCTTGCCAAAGAAGACGGTGGCACTCTTTCCGTCTCCCTTCGCAAGTACCAGGTGGTCGGACGTGGAGGGAAAGGACATCCATTGCTGAAGCGGGGTCGTCTGACCGGCATGATGCCAACTGAATTGACCGTGCCGGTTTTCCAAGCAGAAGTTACCCCTTAG